One genomic window of Arachis hypogaea cultivar Tifrunner chromosome 8, arahy.Tifrunner.gnm2.J5K5, whole genome shotgun sequence includes the following:
- the LOC112708248 gene encoding cyclic dof factor 1, translated as MKMVDNKDPAITLFGKKIPFPGEAALNAAELEDDEVDKQVGHKDGGADEVTEKKKEADPSRNGNAEINKRKDWSVQNPKTPSIEEESAKIKKEQSDAEQEKAVKKPDKVLPCPRCNSMDTKFCYYNNYNVNQPRYFCKACQRYWTAGGAMRNVPVGAGRRKNKNSASASHYRHITISDGTLKSSGRVLSFGLDTPPPPICDSMASVLNGFHGIEDQSGENGDDCSSGSSITMEETGKTASQKPLAQSPPQVPCIPSVPWPYPWNSALCPPGFPISFYPAPFWNWNVPWFPSHPSTLGKHSRDDADDDTVKQDYRQKEEPPRQRNGCVLVPKTLRIDDPSEAAKSSIWATLGIKNECVIGGGMFKAFQSNKEEKNKVVETSPVLLANPAALSRSLHFHENS; from the exons ATGAAGATGGTAGATAACAAGGACCCTGCAATTACTCTCTTTGGGAAGAAGATTCCCTTTCCCGGTGAAGCTGCTCTCAATGCCGCGGAATTAGAGGATGATGAGGTGGACAAACAAGTAGGACACAAG GATGGTGGAGCTGATGAAGTTactgagaaaaagaaagaggCTGATCCTTCTCGAAATGGAAATGCAGAGATCAATAAAAGAAAGGATTGGAGTGTTCAGAACCCAAAAACACCATCCATAGAGGAAGAAAGTGCAAAAATAAAGAAGGAGCAAAGCGATGCAGAGCAAGAGAAGGCAGTGAAGAAGCCGGATAAAGTGCTTCCATGTCCGCGCTGCAATAGCATGGACACCAAGTTCTGCTACTACAACAACTACAACGTCAACCAGCCGCGCTACTTCTGCAAGGCGTGCCAAAGATACTGGACTGCAGGCGGCGCCATGAGGAACGTGCCAGTTGGGGCAGGCAGGAGAAAGAACAAGAACAGCGCCAGCGCCTCCCACTATCGCCACATCACCATCTCTGATGGGACCTTGAAATCCAGTGGCAGAGTCCTCAGCTTTGGATTGGATACACCACCACCACCCATATGTGATTCCATGGCGTCTGTCCTCAACGGTTTTCATGGAATTGAGGATCAAAGTGGAGAAAATGGCGATGACTGCTCGAGTGGATCTTCCATTACCATGGAGGAAACAGGAAAAACCGCATCCCAAAAGCCTTTAGCACAAAGCCCTCCCCAAGTCCCATGCATTCCTAGTGTTCCTTGGCCTTATCCCTGGAATTCTGCTCTGTGTCCTCCTGGATTTCCCATTTCATTCTACCCGGCACCTTTTTGGAATTGGAATGTTCCGTGGTTCCCCTCACATCCATCTACTCTAGGGAAGCACTCCAGGGATGATGCTGATGATGACACGGTCAAGCAAGACTATAGGCAAAAGGAAGAACCTCCAAGGCAGAGAAATGGGTGTGTTTTGGTTCCCAAAACTTTAAGAATTGATGATCCAAGTGAAGCTGCAAAGAGTTCTATATGGGCAACTCTAGGAATCAAGAATGAATGTGTCATTGGGGGTGGAATGTTTAAGGCTTTCCAATCAAACAAGGAAGAGAAGAATAAAGTGGTTGAAACCTCGCCAGTGTTGCTGGCTAACCCTGCAGCCTTGTCTAGATCCCTTCATTTTCATGAGAACTCATGA